The Desulfohalovibrio reitneri genome contains a region encoding:
- a CDS encoding flagellar basal body-associated FliL family protein: MVLWVPDEDDPLAGDEVAEEQGEKATLDESDIKDGTGEDVPRALQKVELDLDDAPFLEEEEKEEEPEEAEAPAEEGVEEEKKRRLPALLANKKVLILLAVILLAVIGLLLYFLLRPAEPPPPPPEKTPVQEEPAEKAPEEPEPVTVRMEPFWVEKTDLNGKVRFLHIQFALEVQGGEAEREIRDKKLVLRDAVYYYLVNKEFAFLADTENLELLKRDVLSVVNKFLGNQPENLLIEQYLVQ, from the coding sequence ATGGTTCTCTGGGTTCCTGACGAGGACGATCCCCTCGCAGGTGACGAGGTCGCCGAGGAGCAAGGCGAAAAAGCCACCCTGGACGAGAGCGACATCAAGGACGGCACCGGGGAAGATGTTCCCCGGGCGCTGCAGAAGGTGGAGCTCGACCTCGACGACGCCCCATTCCTGGAGGAAGAGGAAAAAGAAGAGGAACCGGAGGAGGCCGAAGCCCCCGCCGAGGAGGGGGTGGAGGAAGAGAAGAAGCGGCGCTTGCCAGCCCTTCTGGCCAACAAGAAGGTCCTCATCCTTCTGGCCGTCATTCTGCTGGCCGTCATCGGCCTCCTGCTCTACTTCCTGCTGCGTCCCGCGGAGCCGCCGCCCCCGCCGCCCGAAAAAACGCCCGTCCAGGAGGAGCCTGCCGAAAAGGCTCCTGAAGAACCCGAGCCGGTCACGGTCCGCATGGAGCCCTTCTGGGTGGAAAAGACCGACCTGAATGGAAAGGTCCGCTTCTTGCATATCCAATTCGCATTGGAGGTGCAAGGCGGCGAGGCGGAACGCGAGATTCGCGACAAGAAGCTGGTCCTCCGCGATGCCGTCTACTACTATCTGGTGAACAAGGAATTCGCTTTCCTGGCGGATACGGAAAATCTGGAGCTGCTCAAGCGGGACGTGCTCTCGGTGGTCAACAAGTTCCTTGGAAACCAGCCCGAGAACTTGCTCATAGAGCAGTACTTGGTGCAATGA
- a CDS encoding chemotaxis response regulator CheY, with protein MSYDKNMRVLVVDDFSTMRRIVRNILRQLGFTNIVEADDGTSAWDVLNKDNIDFIVSDWNMPQMSGIELLRKVRASEEFADTPFLMVTAEAQQENIIEAVQAKVSNYIVKPFTAETLSQKIDKIFEK; from the coding sequence ATGAGCTACGACAAGAACATGCGCGTCCTGGTGGTTGACGACTTCTCGACCATGCGGCGCATTGTTCGCAACATATTGCGGCAACTGGGCTTCACCAACATCGTCGAGGCGGATGACGGCACTTCCGCTTGGGACGTGCTGAACAAGGACAACATCGATTTCATCGTGTCGGACTGGAACATGCCCCAGATGTCGGGCATCGAGTTGCTGCGGAAGGTCCGCGCCAGCGAGGAGTTCGCCGACACGCCGTTTTTGATGGTCACGGCCGAGGCCCAGCAGGAAAACATCATCGAGGCCGTCCAGGCCAAGGTCTCCAACTACATCGTCAAGCCGTTCACAGCGGAGACGCTCAGCCAGAAGATCGACAAGATCTTCGAAAAGTAG
- a CDS encoding FliA/WhiG family RNA polymerase sigma factor — translation METSNSSGNESSSRNSPWRKLESGEFAFDELDRRDKEEVVRHYAPKIKIIGLRLKAKLPRSVELSELISAGGLGLVEALRKFDASLGIKFETYAENRIKGAMLDDLRRMDWFSRNLRQKLRQIEEAVHKLENETGGKPTAEQISEETGLTFKEVDTGLEMLQNQMCVSLDAVGENLASMKQDNQESDPFQMASFQEIVDKIAGLIDELTPREKLVLSLYYGEELNMRETAEVMEITEGRVSQLHSQALGKLRGMFHSQYGADLA, via the coding sequence ATGGAAACATCAAATTCTTCTGGAAACGAATCCTCTTCCAGGAACAGTCCGTGGCGTAAGCTGGAGTCGGGCGAATTCGCCTTCGACGAGCTGGACCGCCGGGACAAGGAGGAAGTGGTTCGCCACTACGCCCCGAAGATCAAGATCATCGGGTTGCGCCTCAAGGCCAAGCTGCCGCGCAGCGTGGAGCTCTCCGAGCTCATCAGCGCGGGAGGACTCGGCCTGGTGGAGGCCCTGCGCAAATTCGACGCGTCCCTGGGCATCAAGTTCGAGACGTACGCCGAAAACCGCATCAAGGGCGCCATGCTGGACGACCTGCGGCGTATGGACTGGTTTTCTCGCAACCTGCGCCAGAAGTTGCGCCAGATCGAGGAGGCCGTCCACAAGCTGGAGAATGAAACCGGCGGCAAGCCCACGGCGGAGCAGATCAGCGAGGAGACCGGGTTGACCTTCAAGGAGGTCGATACTGGCCTGGAAATGCTGCAGAATCAAATGTGCGTCAGCCTGGACGCGGTGGGCGAAAACTTGGCTTCCATGAAACAGGACAACCAGGAAAGCGACCCCTTTCAGATGGCCTCGTTTCAGGAAATCGTTGACAAGATAGCCGGGCTTATTGATGAATTGACGCCGAGGGAAAAACTCGTATTGTCACTCTACTACGGCGAGGAACTGAACATGCGCGAAACCGCCGAGGTCATGGAGATCACCGAGGGGAGGGTCTCCCAGCTCCATTCCCAGGCCCTCGGCAAATTGCGCGGCATGTTCCACTCCCAATACGGAGCCGACCTGGCCTGA
- a CDS encoding MinD/ParA family protein → MSRAYPLVLSVTSGKGGVGKTNVSVNLSARLAAMGRRVVLLDADLGLANVDVLLGLAPMYNLFHLFHEGVDIQSILLETEYGFRILPAASGVADMLSLSTGQKLELLEAMDSLENEVDFLVVDTGAGINDNVLYFNLAVQERLLVVTPEPTSLTDAYALIKVLKNNHGVDRFRVLVNMVPDEKTGRNVFATLYKACDHFLDGVSLDLAGTLPADPALRQAVVNQIPFSAAAPEAPASKAIDAVARRINDWQPSTQLDGNIKFFWKRILFQEQSVA, encoded by the coding sequence GTGTCCCGCGCCTACCCACTCGTTCTCTCGGTCACTTCGGGCAAGGGAGGAGTCGGCAAGACCAACGTCTCCGTGAACCTCTCCGCCCGGCTGGCCGCCATGGGACGGCGCGTGGTCCTGCTTGACGCGGACCTCGGGCTGGCCAACGTGGACGTGCTTCTGGGCCTGGCTCCCATGTACAACCTCTTCCACCTTTTCCACGAAGGGGTGGACATCCAGAGCATCCTCCTGGAGACGGAATACGGCTTCCGCATCCTGCCGGCCGCCTCCGGCGTGGCCGACATGCTCTCCCTGTCCACCGGCCAAAAGCTGGAGCTTTTGGAGGCCATGGACAGCCTGGAGAACGAGGTGGACTTTCTGGTGGTGGACACCGGGGCGGGCATCAATGACAACGTGCTCTATTTCAACCTGGCCGTGCAGGAGCGGCTTCTGGTGGTTACGCCGGAGCCCACGTCGCTGACCGACGCCTACGCCCTCATCAAGGTGCTCAAGAACAACCACGGTGTTGACCGCTTCCGCGTCCTGGTGAACATGGTCCCGGACGAAAAGACCGGGCGCAACGTATTCGCCACGCTCTACAAGGCGTGCGACCACTTCCTTGACGGAGTCTCACTGGACCTGGCCGGAACGCTCCCGGCCGATCCCGCACTCCGTCAGGCCGTGGTGAACCAGATTCCCTTTTCCGCCGCCGCGCCCGAAGCGCCCGCCTCCAAGGCGATTGACGCAGTGGCTCGCCGCATCAACGACTGGCAACCCAGCACGCAGCTCGATGGAAACATCAAATTCTTCTGGAAACGAATCCTCTTCCAGGAACAGTCCGTGGCGTAA
- the flhA gene encoding flagellar biosynthesis protein FlhA has protein sequence MAGDSAKFAPLKINYEKFASQGDLMLAGGVVVILFVMLIPVPTIILDFMLTINISLAMVVLVTSMFMNSPMEFSIFPSLLLVTTMLRLAINVATTRAILLHGDTGTDAAGSVIESFGEFVVGGSFLVGIIIFLILFVLNKMVITTGTTRIAEVAARFTLDAMPGKQMAIEADLNAGLIDEKEATERREKTRKEADFYGAMDGAGKFVQGDVKAGMVITAVNIVGGFLLGVFMKDMDWMEAAETYTLLTIGDGLVSTIPSIIISTSAGIIVSRAAAEAKMGEEFLGQLTLHPRALRLVTGILVIFGIVPGMPTIPFLGLAIVTYFISRFAAEHRAEAEALSQPEETQAPALDSPEEVQALLPLDTLELEVGYGLIPLVDEEQDGNLLSRIRSIRRQFALDMGVVIPSLHLRDNLQLNPGQYTVLIKGNEVASAEILVDHLLAMDPGDVKHRIKGVETREPAFNLPALWIPESQKEEAMLAGYTVVDPSTVIATHLTEVFKRNLHEFLGRQETQQLLDQLSQRAPKAVEDLVPGIMQLGNVQKVLQNLVKEGVSIRDLLTVVEALADYGQAVKDPDQLTEYVRSRMGRTIIKPHLAQDGTLPIITLDPSIEGMLQDNLRQTDQGAYLALEPAKAQQIIQSINRVTETAMATDGQPILLTSPMVRPHLAQIVIRFIPTLPVVSQAEIPADVRLQTLAVVDLKNAG, from the coding sequence ATGGCCGGGGATTCCGCCAAGTTCGCACCGCTGAAGATCAATTACGAGAAGTTCGCTTCCCAGGGCGACCTCATGCTGGCCGGCGGCGTGGTGGTCATTCTGTTCGTCATGCTCATTCCGGTGCCGACGATCATCCTGGACTTCATGCTGACCATCAACATCTCCCTGGCCATGGTGGTGCTCGTCACCTCCATGTTCATGAACTCCCCCATGGAGTTCTCCATTTTCCCCTCCCTGCTGCTGGTTACAACCATGCTCCGCCTGGCCATCAACGTGGCCACCACACGCGCCATCCTGCTGCACGGCGACACGGGAACCGACGCGGCCGGATCCGTCATCGAGTCATTCGGCGAATTCGTCGTAGGCGGCAGTTTCCTTGTGGGTATCATCATTTTCCTCATCCTGTTCGTCCTCAACAAGATGGTCATTACCACGGGCACCACCCGCATCGCCGAGGTGGCCGCCCGCTTTACCCTGGACGCCATGCCGGGCAAGCAGATGGCCATCGAGGCGGACCTCAACGCCGGGCTCATCGACGAGAAGGAAGCCACCGAAAGGCGCGAGAAGACCCGCAAGGAGGCGGACTTCTACGGCGCCATGGACGGCGCGGGAAAGTTCGTCCAGGGGGACGTCAAGGCGGGCATGGTCATCACCGCGGTGAACATCGTGGGCGGCTTCCTGCTGGGCGTGTTCATGAAGGACATGGACTGGATGGAGGCAGCCGAGACCTACACCCTGCTGACCATCGGCGACGGTCTGGTCTCCACCATCCCTTCCATCATCATCTCCACATCCGCCGGCATCATCGTTTCCCGCGCCGCGGCCGAGGCCAAGATGGGCGAGGAATTCCTCGGCCAGCTCACCCTGCACCCCCGCGCACTGCGGCTGGTCACGGGCATCCTGGTGATCTTCGGCATCGTGCCGGGCATGCCCACCATCCCCTTCCTGGGCCTGGCCATCGTCACCTACTTCATCTCCCGATTCGCCGCGGAGCACCGCGCCGAAGCCGAGGCCCTGAGCCAGCCCGAGGAAACCCAGGCTCCGGCCCTGGATTCACCGGAGGAGGTGCAGGCCCTGCTGCCCTTGGACACCCTGGAGCTGGAAGTGGGCTACGGCCTCATCCCCTTGGTGGACGAGGAGCAGGACGGCAACCTCCTCTCGCGCATCCGCTCCATTCGCCGCCAGTTCGCCCTGGACATGGGCGTGGTCATCCCCTCGCTGCACCTGCGGGACAACCTGCAACTCAACCCCGGGCAGTACACCGTACTCATCAAGGGCAACGAGGTGGCTTCCGCCGAGATTCTGGTGGATCACCTGCTGGCCATGGACCCCGGCGACGTGAAGCACCGCATCAAAGGCGTGGAAACGCGCGAACCCGCCTTCAACCTCCCCGCCCTGTGGATTCCCGAATCGCAGAAGGAGGAGGCCATGCTGGCGGGCTACACCGTGGTGGACCCCTCCACGGTCATCGCCACCCACCTCACCGAGGTATTCAAGCGCAACCTCCACGAGTTCCTGGGGCGGCAGGAAACCCAGCAGTTGCTGGATCAGCTCTCCCAGCGCGCCCCAAAAGCGGTGGAGGACCTGGTGCCCGGCATCATGCAGCTGGGCAACGTGCAGAAGGTCCTGCAGAACCTCGTCAAGGAAGGGGTCTCCATCCGCGACCTGCTCACCGTGGTGGAGGCGCTGGCGGACTACGGCCAGGCGGTCAAGGACCCGGACCAGCTCACCGAGTACGTCCGGTCCCGCATGGGACGGACCATTATCAAGCCACACCTGGCCCAGGACGGCACGCTGCCCATCATCACACTCGATCCCTCCATCGAGGGAATGCTGCAGGACAACCTGCGCCAAACCGACCAGGGCGCCTACCTTGCCCTGGAACCGGCCAAGGCGCAGCAGATTATCCAGTCCATCAACCGCGTGACGGAGACTGCCATGGCCACCGACGGCCAGCCCATCCTGCTGACCTCTCCCATGGTCCGGCCGCACCTGGCACAGATCGTCATCCGGTTCATCCCAACCCTGCCGGTGGTTTCCCAGGCCGAGATTCCGGCCGACGTGCGTCTGCAAACCCTAGCCGTGGTGGATCTGAAGAATGCGGGTTAA
- the flhB gene encoding flagellar biosynthesis protein FlhB → MPQSDPSRTEDPTKKQLDKARDEGNVPKSQELPKAVITLVGLVTIYYLVGYISGHIKWIFSWVFEEGITFRASPVNVMELFLMLVKRLAWILLPVMFFLALAAFLVQRLQVGPLWTTKALQPKFNFLNLAGGLQKIFISPKVFINLGKNVLMAFAVGIAPYIVLKQEAANILPLFYASPEGIAIFILKLAYKMVIYALIPMIIIGLADLVYARWDYNEQLKMTKDEVKDERKQMEGDPQVKSQQRQKMMESMAQRMMEDVPKADVVITNPTHYAVALQYDAFKAPAPIVVAKGVDALALRIKEVAQENNVPIRENKPLAQALYKQVEIGEMIPEEMYQAVAAILAKIRNTRRHG, encoded by the coding sequence ATGCCACAATCTGACCCGTCACGAACAGAAGACCCGACTAAAAAACAACTGGACAAAGCCAGGGACGAGGGCAACGTCCCCAAGAGCCAGGAGTTGCCCAAAGCGGTCATCACACTGGTGGGCCTTGTGACTATCTATTACCTCGTCGGGTACATCTCCGGCCACATCAAATGGATATTCTCCTGGGTATTTGAGGAGGGCATCACCTTCCGGGCAAGCCCGGTCAACGTCATGGAGTTGTTCCTGATGCTGGTGAAGCGCTTGGCCTGGATACTGCTTCCGGTGATGTTCTTCCTGGCCCTGGCCGCCTTTCTGGTGCAGCGGCTGCAGGTGGGCCCTCTGTGGACCACCAAGGCGCTGCAGCCCAAGTTCAATTTTCTCAACCTCGCCGGCGGCCTGCAGAAAATATTCATCTCCCCGAAAGTATTCATAAACCTGGGCAAGAACGTGCTCATGGCTTTTGCCGTGGGCATCGCTCCCTACATCGTGCTCAAACAGGAAGCGGCCAACATCCTGCCCCTCTTTTACGCCAGCCCCGAGGGCATCGCCATTTTCATCCTCAAACTGGCCTACAAGATGGTCATCTACGCTCTGATCCCCATGATCATCATCGGCTTGGCGGACTTGGTCTACGCGCGCTGGGACTACAACGAGCAGTTGAAGATGACCAAGGACGAGGTCAAAGACGAGCGCAAACAGATGGAGGGCGACCCACAGGTCAAGTCGCAACAGCGCCAGAAAATGATGGAATCCATGGCCCAGCGCATGATGGAGGACGTCCCCAAGGCGGACGTGGTTATCACCAACCCCACCCACTACGCCGTGGCCCTGCAGTACGACGCCTTCAAAGCCCCCGCCCCCATCGTCGTCGCCAAGGGAGTGGACGCGCTGGCCCTGCGCATCAAGGAGGTCGCTCAGGAAAACAATGTGCCCATCCGCGAAAACAAGCCGCTGGCACAGGCCTTGTATAAGCAGGTTGAGATCGGGGAAATGATCCCGGAAGAGATGTACCAAGCGGTGGCCGCCATCCTGGCCAAGATCAGGAATACCAGGCGGCACGGCTAA
- the fliR gene encoding flagellar biosynthetic protein FliR has translation MDIFHFDPQVMFSFMLTLMRISLVLFLLPFFGGKSVPSPVKAALLLVFTLAVFPQLGFAGRQMPADIWAIFLVLLGEVALGLIMGLLVRFLFASAQFAGGIMGFQMGFTMVNAVDPLTGQQEPVTSHFLYMVTLLTFLSMNGHLYLLSGLAKSFELVPPGGVVLESGIANQVIELSSEMFILAVKISAPVTVAVIMVDVALAIISRVAPQMHLLVFGFPLKIMVGFFFLALMFKYLSRFVGEFLAGLDTSFQVLLKLAGG, from the coding sequence ATGGACATCTTCCACTTCGATCCCCAGGTGATGTTCAGCTTTATGCTGACGCTGATGCGCATCAGCCTGGTTCTCTTCCTGCTCCCGTTCTTCGGTGGAAAGTCCGTTCCCTCGCCTGTCAAAGCAGCGCTGCTGCTCGTTTTCACCCTGGCGGTATTCCCCCAGTTGGGCTTTGCAGGCCGCCAGATGCCCGCCGACATCTGGGCCATTTTTCTCGTCCTGCTTGGAGAAGTCGCCCTGGGGCTCATCATGGGCCTATTGGTTCGCTTCCTGTTCGCCTCGGCCCAGTTCGCCGGCGGCATCATGGGCTTCCAGATGGGCTTCACCATGGTCAACGCCGTGGACCCTCTGACAGGGCAGCAGGAGCCTGTGACCTCTCACTTCCTCTACATGGTCACACTGCTGACGTTTCTCTCCATGAACGGCCACCTCTACCTCCTCAGCGGGCTGGCCAAGAGCTTCGAGCTCGTTCCCCCCGGCGGCGTCGTCCTGGAATCGGGCATCGCCAACCAAGTCATCGAACTGTCCTCTGAGATGTTCATCCTGGCGGTCAAAATCTCGGCCCCTGTCACGGTGGCCGTCATCATGGTGGATGTGGCCCTGGCCATCATCTCCCGAGTGGCGCCGCAAATGCATCTGCTCGTATTCGGCTTTCCCCTGAAAATCATGGTCGGGTTCTTCTTCCTCGCCTTGATGTTCAAGTATCTGTCCCGTTTCGTTGGCGAATTTTTGGCCGGCCTGGATACCTCCTTCCAGGTCCTGCTCAAGCTGGCCGGGGGATAG
- a CDS encoding asparagine synthase-related protein, giving the protein MRLSARRRANQGGPRLHGRGPGSEGAAVGSPRGRDGLAAAAPLRAARPGGKRVLRDLLGGLLPGVDFDRPKQGFAIPLAQWLRGPLRSWCEDLLAESALQRRGLFNAAAVRRVWSEHLSGHRDNGYRLWPVLMFQAWANRHLD; this is encoded by the coding sequence GTGCGGCTATCTGCCCGACGACGTGCTAACCAAGGTGGACCGCGCCTCCATGGCCGTGGGCCTGGAAGCGAGGGTGCCGCTGTTGGATCACCGCGTGGCCGAGACGGCCTGGCGGCTGCCGCCCCCCTCAGGGCCGCCCGGCCGGGGGGCAAACGGGTGCTGCGCGACCTGCTGGGCGGCCTGTTGCCTGGGGTGGATTTCGACCGGCCCAAGCAAGGCTTCGCCATTCCCCTGGCGCAATGGCTGCGGGGCCCTTTGCGCTCCTGGTGCGAGGATCTGCTGGCCGAATCCGCCCTCCAGCGGCGCGGCCTTTTCAATGCCGCCGCCGTGCGTCGGGTCTGGAGCGAACACCTTTCCGGACACCGCGACAACGGCTACCGCCTCTGGCCCGTGCTCATGTTCCAGGCTTGGGCGAACCGCCACTTGGACTGA
- a CDS encoding M23 family metallopeptidase encodes MLFKKYNVVVFKDEVGQCRKFRCRAWMVAALFFLVVALAAGNVYLWQYYQDYDGLQKQLADAEKTVHEQKTQLLSLAGKIQHMEKDISRIRAFDSKLRVMINLEQNQNSSPIGGPEGNTFSKNYLTLYRQELLARNMHNFLRQLATEARLEEVRQQELIQSIRSKRDILAATPSIWPTEGWVTSEFGYRTSPFTGKREFHKGLDISSPMGTPIYAPAKGKIIFTGRDGSYGNSIAVDHGTGVVTKYAHLHRSAVKRGQEVARGELIGYVGNTGRSTGPHLHYEVRLNGVPVNPMRYILN; translated from the coding sequence ATGCTTTTCAAAAAATACAATGTCGTCGTCTTCAAGGACGAGGTCGGTCAGTGCCGCAAGTTCCGCTGCAGAGCCTGGATGGTCGCGGCGTTGTTCTTTCTCGTCGTCGCGCTGGCGGCCGGGAACGTCTATCTGTGGCAGTACTATCAGGATTACGACGGCCTCCAAAAACAGTTGGCCGACGCCGAAAAAACCGTTCACGAACAAAAGACGCAACTGCTTTCCCTGGCCGGCAAGATACAGCACATGGAAAAGGACATCTCCCGCATCCGGGCGTTCGACTCCAAACTGCGGGTGATGATCAACCTGGAGCAGAACCAGAACAGCAGCCCCATTGGTGGTCCCGAGGGCAACACCTTTTCCAAGAACTACCTGACCCTCTACCGCCAGGAATTGCTGGCCCGCAACATGCACAATTTCCTGCGGCAGCTGGCCACCGAGGCCAGGCTGGAGGAGGTCCGCCAGCAGGAGCTCATCCAGTCCATCCGCTCCAAGCGCGACATCCTGGCCGCCACGCCGTCCATTTGGCCCACCGAGGGCTGGGTCACTTCGGAGTTCGGCTACCGCACCTCCCCATTCACCGGAAAACGCGAGTTCCACAAGGGCCTGGACATCTCCAGCCCCATGGGAACGCCAATCTACGCCCCGGCCAAGGGGAAAATCATCTTCACCGGTCGCGACGGCTCGTACGGCAACTCCATCGCAGTTGATCACGGCACCGGGGTGGTCACCAAGTACGCACACCTGCACCGCTCCGCTGTCAAGCGCGGCCAGGAAGTGGCCCGGGGCGAGCTGATCGGCTACGTGGGCAACACGGGCCGCTCCACCGGACCACACCTGCACTACGAAGTCCGTCTCAACGGGGTGCCCGTGAACCCCATGCGCTACATCCTCAATTGA
- a CDS encoding tRNA 2-thiocytidine biosynthesis protein TtcA → MSFRKRFNFVQKSVLSTMGKLMQRTGQLRPGARIGVAASGGADSFTLLQGLLLRKRVVPFPFEVMALHVNPGFEADNHRPLSSWCADNGVALHVEMMGIGPKAHSEENRKNSPCFYCAWFRRKKLFELCSHYGLTHLALGHTADDLVSTFFLNMTQTGKVEGLTAKADYFGGELTLVRPLLLLEKKRVERAARAWNLPVFANPCPSAGQTKRTEMEEMMRDGFLGDPVRKKRIFRALTGWQLDLDAAMPYSSTE, encoded by the coding sequence GTGAGTTTCCGCAAGCGATTCAATTTCGTCCAGAAGAGCGTCCTCTCCACCATGGGCAAGCTCATGCAGCGCACCGGCCAGCTTCGTCCGGGGGCGCGCATCGGCGTGGCCGCCTCGGGAGGAGCGGACTCCTTCACACTCCTGCAGGGGCTTCTGCTGCGCAAGCGAGTGGTGCCCTTCCCCTTCGAAGTCATGGCCCTGCACGTCAACCCCGGCTTCGAAGCGGACAACCACCGCCCCTTGTCCAGCTGGTGCGCGGACAACGGCGTGGCCCTGCACGTGGAGATGATGGGCATCGGCCCCAAGGCGCACTCCGAGGAAAACCGCAAGAATTCCCCCTGTTTCTACTGCGCCTGGTTCCGCCGCAAAAAGCTCTTCGAACTGTGCTCGCACTACGGCCTGACCCACCTGGCCCTGGGCCATACCGCGGACGACCTGGTATCCACCTTCTTTCTGAACATGACCCAGACCGGCAAGGTCGAGGGGCTCACCGCCAAGGCGGACTACTTCGGCGGCGAACTGACCCTCGTCCGCCCCCTGCTGCTGCTGGAGAAAAAACGGGTGGAACGGGCCGCACGAGCCTGGAATCTCCCTGTTTTCGCCAATCCCTGCCCCTCCGCCGGACAGACCAAACGCACCGAGATGGAGGAAATGATGCGGGACGGATTCCTGGGCGACCCTGTGCGCAAGAAGCGGATTTTCCGGGCCCTGACCGGCTGGCAGCTTGACTTGGATGCGGCGATGCCCTACTCAAGCACCGAGTAA
- a CDS encoding ABC transporter ATP-binding protein, whose translation MLEVRHLSHSFGETQVLFDLSFTLREGEILGFLGPNGAGKSTTMRIVTGFLTPTSGEVRFNGHDVRREPMALRRQLGYLPENVPLYPELKVREFLSWAARVKQAADPAGQVAEVAERCGLEPVMGKLVGHLSRGFRQRVGLAQAILGDSRLLVLDEPTAAMDPAQIVAIRQLIKDLGRSRTILLSTHILPEVERTCDRVLILDQGRILAEDTPAGLTDRFGGRGVFLLRVDPGVETAAEVEAALAEAPGVTSTSRLDDGLGGVLVRLETESGRDRRAELTSLAFGRGWSVLEFRPAHASLEDAFVSIVRREEFAA comes from the coding sequence ATGCTTGAAGTACGCCATCTCAGCCATTCCTTCGGCGAGACGCAGGTGCTCTTCGACCTCTCCTTCACCCTGAGGGAGGGGGAGATCCTTGGATTCCTCGGCCCAAACGGCGCGGGCAAGTCCACCACCATGCGCATCGTCACCGGCTTTCTCACACCCACCTCGGGAGAGGTGCGCTTCAACGGCCACGACGTAAGGCGCGAACCCATGGCTCTGCGCCGCCAGCTCGGCTACCTGCCCGAGAATGTGCCCCTGTATCCGGAACTCAAGGTCCGGGAATTCCTGAGTTGGGCCGCGAGGGTGAAGCAGGCCGCCGACCCTGCGGGACAGGTGGCCGAGGTCGCCGAGCGGTGCGGCCTGGAGCCGGTCATGGGCAAGCTGGTGGGACATCTTTCCCGGGGGTTTCGGCAGCGGGTGGGGCTGGCTCAGGCCATTCTGGGCGATTCCCGCCTGCTGGTGCTGGACGAGCCCACGGCCGCCATGGACCCGGCCCAGATCGTGGCCATCCGGCAGCTTATCAAGGATCTTGGCCGCTCCCGCACCATCCTGCTTTCCACCCACATCCTGCCCGAGGTGGAACGCACTTGCGACCGCGTTCTCATCCTGGACCAGGGCCGCATTTTGGCCGAGGACACTCCCGCCGGGCTGACAGACCGCTTCGGCGGCCGTGGAGTCTTTCTGCTGCGGGTGGACCCCGGGGTGGAGACCGCGGCCGAGGTGGAGGCCGCCCTGGCCGAAGCGCCGGGCGTCACCTCGACAAGCCGGCTGGATGACGGGCTTGGAGGTGTGCTCGTGCGTTTGGAGACGGAGTCCGGCCGGGATCGTCGGGCGGAGTTGACTTCCCTGGCCTTCGGACGTGGGTGGTCCGTACTCGAGTTCCGGCCCGCGCACGCCTCCCTGGAGGACGCCTTCGTCTCCATCGTCCGCCGTGAGGAGTTTGCGGCGTGA
- a CDS encoding ABC transporter permease: protein MRQILLVARKDLAVFFRSPLAYAVLTCFLLIAGYIFASTINLYQLVSVQLMQSPRAADVTMQDLVVAPYLQNAAVVFLFLLPLLTMRGYAEEKRNGTFELLLSYPLGEGRIAMGKLLALCVFLWTAIALSAFGPLLLMVYATPEPLPMLVGYLGLALLATAFASLGLFISSLTSGQVVAGVTTFMILLVLWLLSWVRELVPQSVRPVVEAISPMDHFSPFSQGVLTLHDALYFLLLAAAFFWLTVLSLENQRWRRAT, encoded by the coding sequence ATGCGCCAGATTCTTCTCGTGGCCAGAAAGGACCTGGCCGTCTTTTTCCGATCGCCCCTTGCCTACGCGGTGCTGACCTGCTTCCTGCTCATCGCCGGGTATATCTTCGCCTCCACCATCAACCTCTATCAACTGGTCAGCGTGCAGCTCATGCAGTCCCCGAGGGCGGCGGACGTGACCATGCAGGACCTGGTGGTGGCACCCTACCTGCAAAACGCGGCCGTGGTTTTCCTCTTTCTGCTGCCGCTGCTCACCATGCGCGGCTACGCCGAGGAAAAACGCAACGGCACCTTCGAACTGCTGCTCAGCTACCCTCTCGGCGAGGGGCGCATCGCCATGGGCAAGCTGCTGGCCCTGTGCGTCTTTCTGTGGACGGCCATCGCCCTCTCCGCATTCGGCCCGCTGCTGCTCATGGTCTACGCCACTCCGGAGCCGTTGCCCATGCTGGTCGGCTATCTGGGGCTGGCCCTGTTGGCCACGGCCTTCGCTTCCCTCGGGCTGTTCATCTCCTCTCTCACCTCGGGGCAGGTGGTGGCCGGGGTGACGACTTTCATGATCCTGTTGGTCCTGTGGCTTCTTTCCTGGGTGCGCGAACTGGTGCCCCAGTCGGTTCGTCCGGTGGTTGAGGCCATCTCGCCCATGGACCACTTCAGCCCCTTCAGCCAAGGCGTGCTGACCCTGCACGACGCCCTCTACTTCCTGCTCTTGGCCGCGGCCTTTTTCTGGCTGACAGTGCTTTCCCTGGAGAACCAGCGGTGGCGGAGGGCGACATGA